Proteins co-encoded in one Methylobacterium sp. WL1 genomic window:
- a CDS encoding PhoH family protein — MKRRRTRLELVEDRTPRIHRTRFDEERNLSPIQPLTDRQAEYLDALASAPQVIVLGPAGTGKTYIAGTRAADQLRQRRISKVVITRPNVPSGRSLGFFPGTLEEKIAPWVAPLTEAMKERMGQAAFEIALKTGDIEIVPFEVMRGRTFKNCLVILDEAQNTTTAEIKMFLTRIGDDCQVIINGDVSQTDLRETSGLRTVMHLIKSRMMPIPVVEFTRDDIVRSGICAEWVKAFEETNL; from the coding sequence ATGAAGCGACGCCGCACACGACTTGAACTGGTTGAAGACCGCACGCCCCGTATTCACCGCACCCGCTTCGACGAAGAACGCAACCTCAGCCCGATCCAACCGCTCACCGACCGCCAGGCCGAATATCTCGACGCCCTGGCCAGCGCCCCGCAGGTGATCGTCCTCGGGCCCGCCGGCACCGGCAAGACCTACATCGCCGGGACCCGCGCCGCCGACCAGCTCCGCCAGCGCCGCATATCCAAGGTCGTGATCACCCGCCCGAACGTGCCCTCAGGCCGCTCGCTCGGCTTCTTCCCCGGCACCCTGGAGGAGAAGATCGCCCCCTGGGTCGCCCCGCTCACCGAGGCCATGAAGGAGCGCATGGGCCAGGCCGCCTTCGAGATCGCGCTCAAGACCGGCGACATCGAGATCGTGCCGTTCGAGGTGATGCGCGGCCGCACCTTCAAGAACTGCCTGGTGATCCTGGACGAGGCGCAGAACACCACCACCGCCGAGATCAAGATGTTCCTGACCCGGATCGGCGACGACTGCCAGGTCATCATCAACGGCGACGTCTCCCAGACCGACCTGCGCGAGACCTCGGGCCTGCGCACGGTGATGCACCTGATCAAGAGCCGGATGATGCCGATCCCGGTGGTGGAGTTCACCCGCGACGACATCGTCCGCTCCGGGATCTGCGCCGAATGGGTGAAGGCGTTCGAGGAAACGAATCTCTAA
- a CDS encoding UvrD-helicase domain-containing protein codes for MQNGPHAQPAGDGAPTSIAARAMGALRRDAAAYLEGLNPEQRRAVEATEGPVLVLAGAGTGKTRVLTTRIAHLIATGRARPFDILSVTFTNKAAREMKLRIGALIGPAGEGMPWLGTFHAIGTKILRRHAELVGLKSDFTILGTDDQLRLMKQVIADQNIDEKRWPARALAHTIDGWKNRGLSPDQVPPGEAASFAFGKGGTLYTAYQARLATLNAVDFGDLLLLCLKLWRENPDVLATYQDRFRYILVDEYQDTNVAQYLWLRLLAQTRKNIACVGDDDQSIYGWRGAEVDNILRFEHDFPGAVVVRLERNYRSTGHILAAASGLIAKNESRLGKTLRTEDEPGERVTVTGAWDSEEEARQLAEAIESLQSKQHPLSEIAVLVRISAQMREIEDRFVQLGLPYRVIGGPRFYERAEIRDALAYLRVTMNVSDDLAFERIVNTPKRGLGDATLQQLHTFGRANRLPLLIAAQRLCETDELKPRVRATLRALTESFSRWARLVETQPHSEVAQTILEESGYTEMWQKDRSADAAGRLENLKEFVRSMEEFPDMAAFLEHVSLVMEASEAEGAERVSLMTLHAAKGLEFDTVFLPGWEDGLFPNQRALDESGRAGLEEERRLAHVGLTRARKRAKLSFAVNRRIHGLWSSTIPSRFIDELPESAVDVVEAPAHFSAGASRFDRNPTPFGSSYGTPGWQRAQANTASGAGSRSGFGTAPGGRSGGPRQIEGELIAKSSGTPSAFQDGQRVFHMKFGPGTIAGVDGNKLTVDFDKAGRKMVLDSFIQAGSS; via the coding sequence ATGCAGAATGGCCCGCACGCGCAGCCCGCCGGGGACGGCGCTCCGACCTCCATCGCCGCCCGCGCCATGGGCGCCCTCCGGCGGGACGCCGCCGCCTATCTCGAAGGGCTCAACCCCGAGCAGCGCCGCGCCGTCGAGGCGACGGAAGGCCCGGTGCTGGTGCTGGCCGGGGCCGGCACCGGCAAGACCCGGGTGCTGACCACCCGGATCGCCCACCTGATCGCCACCGGCCGCGCCCGCCCGTTCGACATCCTGTCGGTGACCTTCACCAACAAGGCCGCCCGGGAGATGAAGCTCCGGATCGGCGCGCTGATCGGCCCCGCCGGCGAGGGCATGCCCTGGCTCGGCACCTTCCACGCCATCGGCACCAAGATCCTGCGCCGGCATGCCGAGCTGGTCGGGCTGAAGTCGGACTTCACGATCCTGGGCACCGACGACCAGCTGCGCCTGATGAAGCAGGTGATCGCCGACCAGAACATCGACGAGAAGCGCTGGCCGGCACGCGCCCTGGCCCACACCATCGACGGCTGGAAGAACCGCGGGCTCTCGCCCGATCAGGTGCCGCCGGGCGAGGCCGCGTCCTTCGCGTTCGGCAAGGGCGGCACGCTCTACACCGCCTACCAGGCCCGACTCGCCACGCTGAACGCCGTCGATTTCGGCGATCTTCTGCTCCTGTGCCTCAAGCTCTGGCGCGAGAACCCGGACGTCCTGGCGACCTACCAGGACCGCTTCCGCTACATCCTGGTCGACGAGTATCAGGATACGAACGTCGCCCAGTACCTGTGGCTCAGGCTGCTCGCGCAGACCCGCAAGAACATCGCCTGCGTGGGCGACGACGACCAGTCGATCTATGGCTGGCGCGGCGCCGAGGTCGACAACATCCTGCGGTTCGAGCACGATTTCCCGGGCGCCGTGGTGGTGCGGCTGGAGCGCAACTACCGCTCCACCGGGCACATCCTGGCCGCCGCCTCGGGCCTGATCGCCAAGAACGAGAGCCGGCTGGGCAAGACGCTGCGCACCGAGGACGAGCCGGGCGAGCGCGTCACCGTGACCGGCGCCTGGGATTCCGAGGAGGAGGCCCGCCAGCTCGCCGAAGCGATCGAATCCCTGCAATCCAAGCAGCACCCCCTGTCGGAGATCGCCGTGCTGGTGCGGATCTCGGCGCAGATGCGCGAGATCGAGGACCGGTTCGTCCAGCTCGGGCTGCCCTACCGGGTGATCGGCGGCCCGCGCTTCTACGAGCGGGCCGAGATCCGCGACGCGCTGGCCTACCTGCGCGTCACCATGAACGTCAGCGACGACCTCGCCTTCGAGCGGATCGTGAACACGCCCAAGCGCGGCCTGGGCGACGCCACCCTGCAGCAGCTCCACACCTTCGGCCGGGCCAACCGCCTGCCGCTGCTGATCGCCGCCCAGCGCCTGTGCGAGACCGACGAGCTGAAGCCCCGGGTCCGCGCCACCCTGCGGGCGCTCACCGAGAGTTTCTCGCGGTGGGCCCGGCTGGTCGAGACCCAGCCGCACAGCGAGGTCGCCCAGACCATCCTGGAGGAATCCGGCTACACCGAGATGTGGCAGAAGGACCGCTCCGCCGACGCCGCCGGCCGCCTGGAGAACCTGAAGGAATTCGTCCGCTCGATGGAAGAGTTCCCCGACATGGCGGCCTTCCTGGAGCACGTCTCCCTGGTGATGGAGGCCTCCGAGGCCGAGGGCGCCGAGCGGGTCTCGCTGATGACGCTCCACGCCGCCAAGGGCCTGGAATTCGACACCGTGTTCCTGCCCGGCTGGGAGGACGGCCTGTTCCCCAACCAGCGGGCGCTCGACGAGAGCGGCCGGGCCGGCCTGGAGGAAGAGCGCCGCCTCGCCCATGTCGGTCTCACCCGGGCGCGCAAGCGGGCGAAGCTGTCGTTTGCGGTCAACCGGCGGATCCACGGCCTGTGGTCCTCGACCATCCCGTCCCGGTTCATCGACGAATTGCCGGAATCGGCCGTCGACGTGGTCGAGGCGCCCGCGCATTTCTCGGCCGGCGCCTCGCGGTTCGACCGCAACCCGACGCCGTTCGGATCGAGCTACGGCACGCCCGGCTGGCAGCGCGCCCAGGCCAACACCGCCTCCGGCGCCGGGAGCCGGTCCGGCTTCGGCACCGCGCCCGGCGGACGGTCGGGCGGCCCGCGCCAGATCGAGGGCGAATTGATCGCCAAGTCGAGCGGTACGCCGTCGGCGTTCCAGGACGGCCAGCGGGTCTTCCACATGAAGTTCGGCCCCGGGACCATCGCGGGCGTGGACGGCAACAAGCTCACCGTCGACTTCGACAAGGCCGGCCGGAAGATGGTCCTCGACAGCTTCATCCAGGCTGGATCGAGCTAG